The following coding sequences lie in one Spirosoma sp. KUDC1026 genomic window:
- a CDS encoding glycosyl hydrolase family 8 has product MVQTIQANGIGKVSLWLMLAVFCSSQTAAFGQSKKAGQPVYRNLFREAGYKQADIDAKVAKAYHDIFEGPNKVYFEVGDTMAYVSDVKNKDARTEGLSYGMMVAVQLDKKDVFDRIWRWSKKYLQHQSGPREAYFAWSINPQTMKKNAEGSASDGELYYVTSLLFAANKWGNNTGINYYGEARRILDAMWKKDGTGNIYNLINTEHKQITFVPEGGMYNWTDPSYHVPAFYEVWALYAKDGHEQFYKECADTSRVFLHRACHPVTGLNADYTEFSGKPHDTRWSPSAFRYDSWRVPMNIAMDYVWYGKDKAWQEDYARRFQNFLRSKGMDTYEDQFNLDGSRPEFILQAGPVKKLRHSIGLVSTSATLSLINKEKNSLDFVHALWRAKLEPFEDGYFDPYYDGLMYLFGLMHLSGNYQIITPQVK; this is encoded by the coding sequence ATGGTACAGACGATACAAGCTAACGGAATAGGGAAAGTCAGTTTGTGGCTGATGCTAGCTGTGTTTTGTAGCAGTCAGACTGCGGCTTTCGGGCAAAGCAAAAAGGCTGGTCAGCCTGTTTATCGAAATCTGTTTCGGGAAGCAGGCTACAAACAGGCCGACATCGATGCGAAGGTGGCGAAAGCTTACCACGACATTTTCGAGGGGCCGAATAAGGTTTACTTCGAGGTGGGCGATACGATGGCCTACGTATCGGATGTTAAAAACAAAGACGCCCGCACCGAAGGGCTGTCGTATGGTATGATGGTGGCCGTACAGCTCGATAAGAAAGACGTGTTCGACCGGATCTGGCGCTGGTCGAAGAAGTACCTGCAACACCAGAGCGGCCCCCGCGAAGCGTATTTTGCCTGGAGCATCAACCCGCAGACCATGAAAAAGAACGCGGAAGGCTCGGCGTCGGACGGTGAATTGTATTACGTCACCAGCCTGCTGTTTGCCGCCAACAAGTGGGGGAATAATACCGGCATCAACTATTACGGCGAAGCCCGCCGAATACTGGATGCCATGTGGAAGAAAGATGGCACCGGCAACATCTACAACCTCATCAATACCGAACACAAGCAGATTACGTTTGTGCCGGAAGGAGGCATGTACAACTGGACCGACCCCTCGTATCACGTACCCGCGTTCTACGAAGTTTGGGCCTTGTATGCCAAAGACGGCCATGAGCAGTTTTATAAAGAATGCGCCGATACGTCGCGGGTGTTTCTGCACCGCGCCTGCCATCCGGTAACAGGCCTTAACGCCGACTATACCGAGTTCAGCGGCAAACCGCACGACACCCGCTGGTCGCCCTCGGCGTTCCGGTACGACTCGTGGCGAGTGCCCATGAACATCGCGATGGACTACGTCTGGTACGGTAAAGACAAAGCCTGGCAGGAAGACTACGCCCGGCGTTTTCAGAATTTCCTCCGGTCGAAAGGTATGGATACCTACGAAGACCAGTTTAACCTCGACGGTTCCCGCCCTGAATTCATTCTGCAGGCCGGACCGGTGAAAAAACTACGGCACTCCATTGGGCTGGTATCCACATCGGCTACGCTGTCACTTATCAACAAAGAGAAGAACAGCCTCGATTTTGTCCATGCGTTATGGAGGGCTAAACTGGAGCCGTTTGAGGATGGCTATTTTGATCCGTACTACGACGGGCTGATGTACCTGTTCGGCCTTATGCACTTAAGCGGGAACTATCAGATCATAACCCCGCAGGTAAAATAG
- a CDS encoding alpha/beta hydrolase-fold protein, whose amino-acid sequence MTRTTTALLFAAALLSANSFAQTNSSTIADDFKPSVLNQPGQEYPQVNSQGYARFRINAPKADSVKVSLGLGGRGGTKLTKGADGFWTGTTEGPMDEGFHYYNVTVDGGKFNDPGAQNYYGSVRWESGIEIPAHDQAFYELKAVPHGNVQQILFPSKSTGTSRRAFVYTPPGYEKDKSKKYPVLYLQHGWGEDETAWSNQGHANLIMDNLIAENKTKPFIIVMTYGMTNEVKFGKIREFKIDPFQTVLTDELIPYVDANFRTLANRDNRAMAGLSMGGMETKMITLNKPETFGYYGLLSGGLYNPEDLNGKAKPKLVFISCGSRERPDGVKKAATDLTAAGYKAVSYVSENTGHEFQTWRRSLHELAPMLFN is encoded by the coding sequence ATGACACGTACAACAACCGCGCTGCTGTTCGCAGCTGCCTTACTGAGCGCGAATAGCTTCGCTCAGACAAATTCCTCAACCATTGCCGACGATTTCAAACCCTCCGTGCTGAATCAGCCGGGGCAAGAGTACCCGCAGGTCAATTCGCAGGGGTACGCCCGATTCCGCATCAACGCGCCCAAAGCCGACAGCGTGAAAGTCAGTCTGGGTCTGGGCGGACGAGGGGGGACGAAGCTCACCAAAGGGGCCGACGGCTTCTGGACCGGCACTACCGAAGGACCGATGGACGAGGGCTTTCACTATTACAACGTCACCGTCGACGGCGGCAAGTTCAACGACCCTGGCGCGCAGAATTATTACGGCTCCGTGCGGTGGGAAAGCGGTATCGAGATTCCGGCCCACGATCAGGCATTTTACGAACTGAAAGCGGTACCACATGGCAACGTGCAGCAGATTCTGTTCCCCTCGAAAAGTACGGGTACGTCGCGCCGGGCGTTTGTGTACACCCCACCGGGCTACGAGAAAGACAAATCGAAAAAGTACCCGGTACTGTACCTGCAACACGGCTGGGGTGAAGACGAAACTGCCTGGAGTAATCAGGGCCACGCCAACCTGATTATGGACAACCTGATCGCCGAAAACAAGACTAAGCCGTTCATCATCGTGATGACCTACGGCATGACCAACGAAGTCAAGTTCGGCAAGATCCGCGAGTTCAAAATCGACCCGTTTCAGACCGTCCTGACCGACGAGCTGATTCCGTACGTCGACGCGAATTTTCGCACCCTCGCCAACCGCGACAACCGCGCCATGGCCGGGCTGTCGATGGGCGGTATGGAAACCAAAATGATTACGCTTAACAAACCGGAAACGTTTGGGTATTACGGCCTGCTCAGTGGTGGTCTCTACAATCCAGAAGACCTCAACGGCAAGGCTAAGCCGAAGCTTGTTTTCATTAGCTGCGGCAGCCGGGAGCGGCCCGACGGCGTGAAAAAAGCGGCCACCGATCTGACAGCCGCCGGGTACAAAGCCGTGTCGTACGTATCAGAAAACACCGGTCACGAATTCCAGACCTGGCGCCGTAGCCTGCACGAACTGGCTCCGATGCTGTTTAACTAA